The DNA sequence TCCTGCCGCATGGCGTCCGTGGCGCCCGGCTCCGACGGTGAGAAGTCGAGGCGGTCGAGCTCCTCGCCGAACGCGGTGATGTCCTCGTCGACGACGACGCGCAGGGCGTCCAGTTCGGCGCGCTCGCGCTCCTCGCGCTTCTTCTTCGCCCGCCGGTAGAACGCGTAGGCGCCGCCCGCGCCGGCGACGACGATCGCGCCGACGACGATCAGGCCGGTGGAGCCGCTCCCGGAGCCCGAGCCGCCCCACGAGCCGGGGGCGTGGCCCCGGGCGGTCCTGATCGCGCCGTCGACGAACGCGTTGAGCTCGGTGCTCGCGCTGGCGTTGTCGTTGCGGCGGACCGAGTCGCGCAGGTTGGCGACGGCGTTGCCGGACATCACGCCGCGGTCGGCACCGGCGTTGAACTTGTCACCGAGCCGGATGGCGTAGACGCCGCTGACGCCGACCTTCCCCCGCAGGTCCCCCAGGACGGTCGACCGCGGGAACTCCGGCGTGTTCGGCAGCACGGCGACGAACACCGGCTTGCCCGCGTCCTTGATCTTCTTGGCGAGGGCGTCCGCGTCGGCCGACGAGAGCTGGGAGGACGCCCGGGGGTCGACGTAGACCGGGCTCTTCTTGAGCCCCTCGGCGACCTCGTTCAGGCCGGTGGCGGCGTGGGCGGGCGGGGCGAGGGCCGCGCCGCCGGCCACCAGCAGCAGCGCCGCGACGAGCCCCGCGAAGAGGGCCGGCAGGGGCCGGAGGAGGGCCCTGGGAGTGGCGGACATAGACGGTGCTCCTCGGAGGGGCGTACGGAACGGATGACTACGGATGGATGCGTCGGCGGCAGGTCGGGTGACAGCCACTGCGGCGGCATTTCATGGGAATCCCGAACTTACTCCGCGTTCACTGAAACAACGGGCCATTCGGGCAGTCGGTTCCCCAGGCATCTCCTTCCGCACGCTGATGTCACCCCGATGTCACCCGTAGGACAGGCCGGGGCAGGGGTTGTCGGCCGCCGGGCGCATGGCGGAGACGCCCGTGGACGCTCGCGACGCGTCCGCCGCCGCCGTCCCCTCCGCCGCCGTCCCCTCCGCCGCCGTGCCGTCCGCCGCCGTGCCGTAGTCCCGCCCCAGGGTGACGGAAATACCGGAATCGGCGGTGCCCCGCACGAACGCCCCGGGGAAGAGCCGGGCCAGCGTACGGGCGCGGCCCGCCTGCCCCGGGCCGAACTCGATCACCGTGGTGCCCGCGTCGTCGGCCTCGACCGTGCGCGGGCCCGTCACCGTGTAGCCGTGCCGCCGGAGGAGCGCGGCGGCGCGGGCGGCCGGCCCGTCCGTGTGCGTCGCGTCGGCGAGCGAGACCCGGACGCCCGCGCCTTCGCCACCCTTTGATCCCTTGCTGTCCCCCGATCCCTTGCGGTCCCCCGACCCCTTGGTGTCCCCGGCGGAGCCGCCGGATCCTCCGCCCGCCACCGCCCGGTCCTCCCGCAGCGCCGCCCACAGCGCGTCCGCCTCCGGCTGGACGACCGCCACCCGGTCGCCCTCGTACCGCCACGGCATCGTCACGAACGTGATGTCGCCCTGGTCGATGCCCTTGAGCGACCGCGCGAAGGACACCAGCTTCTCCACGGAGCCCAGCCCCGGGTCCACGGTGAGGGATTTGGTGGCGGCGTCCGCCAGCGGCAGCAGCGCCGTGGGATCGAGCCCCCGGGACCGCACCTTCTTGATCAGGGCGGCGACGAACGCCTGCTGGCGGCGGATGCGCCCGATGTCGGAACCGTCGCCGAGCCCGTGCCGCACCCGTACGTAGTCCAGCGCCTTCCGCCCCGACACGGTCTGCCGCCCCTTCGTGAAGAGGAGGTCGCCGCGGCTGCCGCGGTTCGGGTCGAGGTCGCCCTCGTAGACGTCCTGCGGCATGCAGACCTCGACGCCGCCCACGGCGTCGGTCAGCGCGGCGAAACCGGCGAAGTCGACGACGACGGTGTGGTCCACGCGCAGCCCGGTGAGCCGTTCCACGGTGTTCTGGGTGCAGGCGGGGTTGCCCTCGGCCGTACCGCCGACCGAGAAGGCCGAGTTGAACATCGCCCTGTCCCGCGCGGCCGTCCAACTGCCGTCGGGGAGCCGGCAGGGCGGTATCTCGACGAGGGTGTCCCGGGGGATGGAGACGACGGCGGCCCGCTCCCCGTCCCCGTACACGTGCAGCAGGAAGGCCGTGTCCGAGCGGCCGACGCGGCCGGTGCCGCCGCCCAGGTCCCGGTTACCGCCGGCGCGCGAGTCGGAGCCTATGACGAGGACGTTGTCGCCGGCGGCGGAGCCGGGACGGTCCCGGGCGATGCCGTCCGCGTCGAAGACGCCGAGGTTGCCGTCGAGCCGCAGGTACGTCCAGCCGGCCGCGGCCAGCAGCAGTATCAGCAGCGCCAGCGACGCGCCGCCGAACGTCCGGCCGCGCCGCCGCTCCCGGCCGCCGCCCCCTCCGCCCATCTCCGAGCCCCCCAGCCCCTCCGCGCCCTCGCTCCCAAAGGCGTTTCCCCACGGTCCCCCAAAGACTCATCCCCAAAGACGGGCGGAAGTCACCTCTGGTTGCCCGTTTGCGCAAGGCTGCAAGTAAAGTGGACGGGCCGCGGACGACCGCAGACCGCGGAGCCGGACAACGCAGAGAAAGCAGGTGGCCGCCGTGCTGCGCAACGCCCTCGAACCCTGGCACCTCATCGTCGTGGTGCTCGTCCTCGTCGTGCTCTTCGGCTCGAAGAAGCTGCCCGACATGGCGCGTGCGCTCGGCAAGTCCGCGCGCATCCTCAAGAGCGAGGCCAAGGCCATGAAGGAGGACCCGTCGCCCGGGGCCCCTGCCGGTGCCGGTGAGGCCACGGGAACCACCGCACCCGCACCGGGCGGCAGCACGAGCCCCATCATCCCCACCACGGTCGAAAGCTCCCGCTGACCCCGGCTTCACCTCGTATTGCACTGCCGTACACCCTCGCTTGGTGAGCTTCCTCCGGCCGGGCACACCGCCGGCCCACGAGGAAGGAAAACACCATGGGTTCTCGTCCGTACGGGCGTCGTCTCGCCTGGGGCGCCGCCGCACTGCTCGTCGCCGGTGTCGCGGTGCCGGCCGCGGCCTCCGCCTCCGACGCCGGCCGCACGGACCGGACGGCCGAGTCGGCCGTCGCCGCCCAGGCCCACGGCCCGAAGAAGGCCAAGAACGTCATCCTGCTCATCGGTGACGGCATGGGCGACTCCGAGATCACCCTCGCCCGGGACTACACCGTGGGCGCGGCGGGCCGGCTGAACATGGACAAGTTCCCGATGACCGGCGCCTACACCACCTACTCCGTGGACAAGAACGGCAAGCCGGACTACGTCACCGACTCGGCGGCGAGCGGCACCGGCTGGGCGACCGGCCACAAGACCGTCAACGGCCGGATATCCAAGACGCCGGGCACCGACAAGCCGATGACGACGATCCTGGAGCTCGCCCAGCGCAACGGGCTCGCCACCGGCAGCGTCACCACCGCGGAGCTCACCGACGCCACCCCGGCCGTCCTCGCCTCGCACGCCACCGACCGCAGCTGCCAGGGCCCGGCCGACATGAAGGCGTGCCCGAGCGACCGGATCGCCAAGGGCGGCCCCGGCTCGATCGCCGAGCAGAGCGTCGACCACAAGGTGGACGTCCTCCTCGGCGGCGGCAAGCAGCGCTTCGACCAGAAGATCACCGAGGGCCGCTACAAGGGGCTGACCGTCACCGAGCAGGCCCAGAAGCTCGGCTACCAGGTCGTCACCGACGCCAAGGGCCTCGGCAAGGCGCGGTCCGGCAAGCCCGTGCTCGGCCTGTTCGCCCCCGGCAACGTCCCGGTCGAGTGGACCGGCAAGCCCGCCGCCCAGGGCGGCACCGCGCCGCAGCGCTGCGTGACGAACAACCCGGAGCGCACCGCCGGCACGCCCACCCTGGAGGAGCAGACCAAGAAGGCGCTCCAGCTGCTGGAGCGGAAGCAGCGCGGCAAGAAGGGCTTCTTCCTCCAGGTCGAGGGCG is a window from the Streptomyces mobaraensis genome containing:
- a CDS encoding alkaline phosphatase, which produces MGSRPYGRRLAWGAAALLVAGVAVPAAASASDAGRTDRTAESAVAAQAHGPKKAKNVILLIGDGMGDSEITLARDYTVGAAGRLNMDKFPMTGAYTTYSVDKNGKPDYVTDSAASGTGWATGHKTVNGRISKTPGTDKPMTTILELAQRNGLATGSVTTAELTDATPAVLASHATDRSCQGPADMKACPSDRIAKGGPGSIAEQSVDHKVDVLLGGGKQRFDQKITEGRYKGLTVTEQAQKLGYQVVTDAKGLGKARSGKPVLGLFAPGNVPVEWTGKPAAQGGTAPQRCVTNNPERTAGTPTLEEQTKKALQLLERKQRGKKGFFLQVEGASIDKRDHSADPCGQIGETAALDRAVKVARAYAAQHPDTLVVTTADHGHTSQIVPLEATPPGLSSTLVTDEGQQLKVNYSTNTPGKSQEHTGTEVRIAAQGPLAERVLGVTDQTELFTTIRTALSLR
- a CDS encoding LCP family protein, yielding MGGGGGGRERRRGRTFGGASLALLILLLAAAGWTYLRLDGNLGVFDADGIARDRPGSAAGDNVLVIGSDSRAGGNRDLGGGTGRVGRSDTAFLLHVYGDGERAAVVSIPRDTLVEIPPCRLPDGSWTAARDRAMFNSAFSVGGTAEGNPACTQNTVERLTGLRVDHTVVVDFAGFAALTDAVGGVEVCMPQDVYEGDLDPNRGSRGDLLFTKGRQTVSGRKALDYVRVRHGLGDGSDIGRIRRQQAFVAALIKKVRSRGLDPTALLPLADAATKSLTVDPGLGSVEKLVSFARSLKGIDQGDITFVTMPWRYEGDRVAVVQPEADALWAALREDRAVAGGGSGGSAGDTKGSGDRKGSGDSKGSKGGEGAGVRVSLADATHTDGPAARAAALLRRHGYTVTGPRTVEADDAGTTVIEFGPGQAGRARTLARLFPGAFVRGTADSGISVTLGRDYGTAADGTAAEGTAAEGTAAADASRASTGVSAMRPAADNPCPGLSYG
- the tatA gene encoding Sec-independent protein translocase subunit TatA is translated as MLRNALEPWHLIVVVLVLVVLFGSKKLPDMARALGKSARILKSEAKAMKEDPSPGAPAGAGEATGTTAPAPGGSTSPIIPTTVESSR